Proteins encoded within one genomic window of Episyrphus balteatus chromosome 1, idEpiBalt1.1, whole genome shotgun sequence:
- the LOC129906032 gene encoding protein yellow-like has protein sequence MHPHIICMLSCLLAASCAAQQTYFNGAPPPLPPSGPTDQEISLSDRQFRVVYEWRTIDFAYADEYQRGRARQTGEFIERNALISDVKAFAQRLYVTLPRMMPGVPATLGWIISPDNNGRTDPLIEPFPSWEMNREGDCRALQFVQGIAIDADGLLWAVDSGRIHTLSPDRPKTTCQPKLMIFDLKRNGTLVLRYDFPEEVVSRGTNYLNKIVVDDAYGGFGYITDNSGSDPGIVVFSRKLNRSWKVREPNSMRAALNAVDFAVNGTSLRFSIHIDGIALGPYYNPNSGSDSLNINSPKFVNENYERNVYYSPLSSYHLYSIPASILRDPEFTRRSTARQVFESVTDYGLKISQTDGMIMDNRGILYYGLLKEHAIAKWDSYQPFTPINQHVIAKDDDYIQWVDGMSFDENGYLYIVVNRLYNFVAGRLNPNEVNFRILRAKTGGLGYTFTNSPGVGNIGPVGFVPEGEPFGNSLGFGLSSTTPFYNPLEGRDPYYNAASKATFVTASVVLTSLLGFLLR, from the exons ATGCATCCGCACATTATTTGCATGCTTAGCTGTCTCTTGGCAGCCAGTTGTGCCGCACAGCAGACATATTTCAATGGCGCACCACCACCGCTACCCCCTTCGGGACCAACCGACCAAGAAATCTCGTTGAGTGACAGACAATTTAGAGTCGTCTACGAGTGGCGAACAATCGACTTTGCTTACGCGGATGAATATCAGCGCGGACGTGCACGTCAAACTGGTGAATTTATCGAAAGGAATGCTCTGATATCGGACGTGAAGGCGTTTGCTCAGCGCTTGTATGTGACACTTCCACGAATGATGCCAGGTGTTCCAGCTACATTGGGTTGGATTATATCGCCTGATAATAATGGTAGAACTGATCCTCTTATCGAACCATTCCCATCGTGGGAGATGAATCGCGAAGGGGATTGCAGGGCGTTGCAATTCGTGCAGGGAATTGCAATTGATGCTGATGGATTATTGTGGGCAGTTGATTCAGGCAGAATTCATACATTAAGTCCAG ATCGTCCAAAGACAACATGTCAACCAAAATTGATGATCTTTGACTTGAAGAGGAATGGAACTCTGGTTCTTCGGTATGATTTCCCTGAAGAAGTTGTCTCCAGGGGAACCAATTATCTCAACAAAATCGTAGTTGATGATGCTTATGGTGGATTTGGTTATATCACTGACAATAGCGGTTCAGATCCTGGAATTGTGGTTTTCTCACGAAAACTTAATCGATCATGGAAAGTGAGGGAACCAAATTCAATGAGAGCAGCTCTTAACGCAGTTGACTTTGCTGTAAATGGAACAAGTCTTCGGTTCTCGATTCACATCGATGGAATTGCTCTTGGGCCATATTACAACCCGAATAGTGGCAGTGATAGTTTGAATATCAACTCACCGAAATTTGTTAATGAAAACTATGAACGTAACGTCTATTACTCACCTCTCTCGAGTTATCATTTATACTCAATTCCTGCTTCGATCCTTCGTGACCCTGAATTCACAAGACGATCAACTGCAAGACAGGTATTCGAATCTGTTACCGATTATGGTCTGAAGATATCCCAAACAGACGGTATGATTATGGACAATCGTGGAATACTCTATTATGGCCTCCTAAAGGAACATGCCATAGCTAAATGGGATTCTTATCAACCTTTTACTCCAATCAATCAGCATGTAATAGCTAAAGATGATGATTATATTCAATGGGTCGATGGAATGTCATTCGATGAGAATGGTTATCTTTATATTGTGGTTAATCGGTTGTATAACTTTGTTGCTGGTCgacttaatccaaatgaagtgAATTTCCGCATACTTCGAGCCAAGACTGGAGGTTTGGGTTATACTTTCACGAATAGTCCAGGAGTTGGTAATATTGGACCTGTCGGTTTTGTACCTGAAGGTGAACCCTTCGGTAATTCTCTTGGATTTGGTTTATCATCAACGACGCCATTTTATAATCCTTTAGAAGGACGTGATCCATATTATAATGCAGCTTCAAAAGCAACATTTGTAACGGCGAGTGTAGTTTTAACTTCTTTGTTAGGTTTCCTTCTTCGTTAA